The Solanum lycopersicum chromosome 6, SLM_r2.1 genome has a window encoding:
- the LOC101266229 gene encoding polyadenylate-binding protein-interacting protein 12, giving the protein MAVVENAAINVVVSSNPRRIVQKDVVVDHQSVKTKQNNDVQRSKVSSDQNFEIMSVNQQEQEEPQKENGIQQKEESVNGNGVLDSHSIQHQKMNGVDGGDEGFKKEMRDLEEMLSKLNPMAEEFVPLSMANNNMLVPYTPGAVYFGFDANNFLMQTEANGNSNRRKKNGYGHGRRRMNTRTGMAQREDVIRRTVYVSDIDHQVTEEQLASLFLDCGQVVDCRICGDTNSVLRFAFIEFTDEEGAKSALSLAGTILGGYPVRVLPSKTAIAPVNPTFLPRSEDEREMCARTVYCTNIDKKITQADVKLFFESLCGEVHRLRLLGDYHHSTRIAFVEFVMAESAIIALNCSGAFLGSLPIRVSPSKTPVRPRFTR; this is encoded by the exons ATGGCTGTGGTTGAGAATGCTGCTATTAACGTTGTTGTTTCATCGAATCCCAGAAGAATTGTACAGAAGGATGTTGTTGTTGATCATCAGTCAGTGAAAACGAAACAGAACAATGATGTGCAGAGGTCGAAGGTTTCCAGCGATcagaattttgaaattatgtcTGTTAATCAGCAGGAGCAGGAAGAACCCCAGAAGGAGAATGGAATTCAGCAGAAAGAGGAAAGCGTGAATGGTAATGGAGTATTGGATAGTCATAGTATTCAGCATCAGAAAATGAACGGTGTTGATGGTGGTGATGAAGGGTTTAAGAAGGAGATGAGGGATTTGGAGGAAATGCTTTCCAAATTGAATCCCATGGCTGAAGAGTTTGTGCCTCTTTCAATGGCTAACAACAACATGCTAGTGCCATATACACCCGGCGCAGTGTATTTTGGCTTTGATGCTAACAATTTTCTAATGCAGACTGAGGCCAATGGAAATTCCAACAGAAGG AAGAAAAATGGCTACGGTCATGGAAGGAGAAGGATGAATACCCGAACAGGCATGGCCCAAAGGGAAGATGTTATAAGGAGGACGGTTTATGTATCCGACATTGATCATCAG GTGACTGAAGAGCAGCTCGCATCACTTTTTCTTGATTGCGGACAG GTTGTTGACTGTCGTATATGTGGTGACACCAATTCTGTACTTCGATTCGCCTTTATTGAGTTTACAGATGAAG AAGGTGCAAAGAGTGCTCTGAGTCTTGCAGGAACTATCCTTGGGGGTTATCCTGTGAGAGTGCTTCCTTCTAAAACTGCGATTGCACCGGTTAATCCAACCTTTCTTCCTAGG TCTGAAGATGAAAGAGAGATGTGTGCTAGAACTGTGTACTGTACAAATATTGATAAGAAG ATTACTCAAGCAGATGTCAAGCTGTTTTTTGAGTCCTTATGTGGAGAG GTTCATCGCTTGAGGTTGCTTGGTGACTATCATCATTCGACTCGTATCGCTTTTGTTGAGTTTGTCATG